DNA from Marinilabiliales bacterium:
CAGGCTGAACGGCCGCAGCCTCAAGCCTGGCGACATTTACCGCATCGGATACATGCCTGAGGAGAGGGGACTGTACAAAAAGATGAAGGTCGGAGAGCAGGCACTCTATTTCGCCAGACTCAAGGGGCTGGATAAAAAAACCGCCATGAAACGGCTCAGGTACTGGTTTGAAAAGTTTGAAATCCAGAGCTGGTGGAATAAAAAAGTTGAGGAACTTTCCAAGGGTATGCAGCAGAAAGTACAGTTCATCATCACCATCCTCCATGAACCGGAGCTGCTGATCTTTGATGAGCCATTCAGCGGTTTTGACCCTATCAATACCAACCTGCTCAAGAATGAAATAAACGGGATAAGAGACCGGGGTGCCACGATTATTTTCTCAACACATAACATGAGCTCTGTAGAGGAGCTGTGCGACCACATCACCCTTATCAACAATTCAAAGTCGGTCATCGAAGGATCCGTTAACCATATCAGAAATCAGTTCAAACTTGATATCTACAGGATAGGATTTGAAGGTGATGCTCAAAAGCTTTACGATATTCTCAGTCCCGCCTACGAGGTGCTGGAACTTACCG
Protein-coding regions in this window:
- a CDS encoding ATP-binding cassette domain-containing protein; amino-acid sequence: MELFSAREVSKSFVNHRALDNVSMSVPEKSIYGLLGPNGAGKTTLIRIINQITAPDTGEIRLNGRSLKPGDIYRIGYMPEERGLYKKMKVGEQALYFARLKGLDKKTAMKRLRYWFEKFEIQSWWNKKVEELSKGMQQKVQFIITILHEPELLIFDEPFSGFDPINTNLLKNEINGIRDRGATIIFSTHNMSSVEELCDHITLINNSKSVIEGSVNHIRNQFKLDIYRIGFEGDAQKLYDILSPAYEVLELTGGPGGHHARIKVHSKSTDNMLLKLLMPHFHITSFTEEIPSMNDIFIDLVSQQKTKVNN